Below is a window of Mus caroli chromosome 2, CAROLI_EIJ_v1.1, whole genome shotgun sequence DNA.
gtgtatatgtgtatatatgtgtgtgtgtgtgtgtgtatatatatatatatattctttatacagctgactatgatttgcctcatgctttaGCAgctggttttgccagctgcagataatttctgccatattgtgacatttggaattttgaGAACTTTACAGATGCTAGAGAGGGTGTGGGTAGTTGTTGGTCATTTTGGGaggttgtttgtgttttgttagtAGTGGTgctcaaaaaggaaacaaaaggaaagaaattagatttataGTCAGGGGCTGAAAAtgggtggggaaaaaaaagaactcacaagtagcaaagaccagctgcacacgtaattttttttctctaagatgaACTCTGGTATCTTGCAGGGGCTAACTTACCCAGGAGTTCTGCTATCCCATTATGAACATCATACAGGTGGCTTAACAGAGGCTCCCTAGTACTATAATATTTGCCAATAGCATCAAACAGAAGTTCCTTCACTAAGTCTGTTCTGTCTGGTTGCTCAGGAAAGTTCCTGCTTATATCCACAACCATCCGGTCGGGAAGATATTCCAAGCAGTCAATGGCTGCAGAGATCCATTCATCTTCCCTAGAgcaagggaggaaaaagagggtTGTCTtaaaacacaagaagaaataGACACATGGTATCTAATTCCTTGATTATTTCACATTTGCTACTAGGATAATATTTTCCACACTTAAAGACAATAGAATCACTTACCATATATCTAAATTGTGTATGACAGGTTAAAGAAATCAACTACATTGCATTTTCCTTTTgtgtaaaaatatcattttactaCATTAAGGATGAGAAGGTcaccaaaattaaaatttgaCCTCAAAttctccctagtgctaggataaTGAATGTGTGATATTACCCACATCTGGTTTCAAACCTGACTCCTAAGCTGTAATTCCACCATATAACGTTGCGAGGTTCAGAGTCATGGGTATGGTCTATTACCTCTCGCTTTAGCTAGGACAGAATAGAGTAAGACAAAAGATTaacatttctcatttcatttaGTTTGTAGAGACAagataacatttcaaaataatcaaaTCAAGAGGTAAAATGTTCCTTGGGAGATTTGTGttggtctcttgtagcccagcctggtcttcaaatcACAATATAGGTAAGAATGACcgtgaatttctgattctcctgagTGTTTTGATTATAAGCACTGATGACCATATTAGGAACTATTGGAGAGCCGGgcgtggctcacgcctttaatcctggcactcgggaggcagaggcaggcggatttctgagttcaaggccagcctggtctacagagttagttccaggacattcagggagatacagagaaaccctgtctcgaaaatccaaaaaaaaaaaggagctgttGGAGaataaacccagggcttcataaaTGAAaggtaaacactctaccaactagCTATATACCCATTCAGAAAACACTGTATCTCAATAAATTTGTTATTTGTCCTCTACTGCCATAGACTTTAGGGtttaccaaaaaaaataaaaaataaaaaaataaagctagatATCTTTACATTTGCTACACATTCTTTATGTCATAGCTTGGGTTTATAAAAAGAGGAAGCTATGAATCTTTAAGGTCATTTTTAACACAAATTCTGAATATTAAGGTAAGTATAAAATATTACCTATTGTAGAGATGTAAACAGGAGAGTAAGCTTCCCATTGCAGAAGCAGAACTTACCAGCTAGTATGTTAAGTTTCATGTAAGGCTTTATGTGTGCGCCCCTGCCTAGCTTGAATATAAATCTTAAGATCTGAAGTCTTAGAGAATCCAGAGCAGACATTTTTAGCTCAAGGAAGAGCCATAATTTGGTCTATTCCTCTCCTAAGTAACGTTATTAAAGGCTAGTAACTTCCATGATTCCAGTTGAtttaatgttgaatttttttGCCTCAGTAGGTAGTGTGCCAGTCTACTTTCTGAGGTGGAAGGGTTTAAGAAGTACAACTTTCTCCTTCCTAGCTCTGTGTTTTCAACACATTGTTCATATGAATAGTTGGATGCCAACCGATAGATAGCATAAAAAACCAGGTAtggtgatacatacctttaatgccagcactagagaggcagaggcagatctctaggttccaggccagccagggctataccccatctcaaaaaataaaaataaaaaattttttaaattttaaaatttaaaaaaaatttaaaatttaaatttttagaattgcctttaattctagcacctgggaggcagaggcaagtggatctcttaagagttccaggtcagcctggtctacaaagcaagttccaggaaagccagggctacaaacagccttgtctcaacaaaacaacaacaaaaattcacaTTCATAATGACAGCTGGAGGTGAAAGGTTTACTTTACAGTGCTTTAGGATAACGAGTGAATTAGAAGATCACTCATTTAACAAgcattctaaaagaaagaaatgtactcAAGTCAAGATTCTAAAAGTTTGTCAAATCTGTTCACTTTAAGTCTGTGGGGAATCTTAGGAGATGCAGGCATGCTGATATCTTCACATGccatttttggttttggggtttttgtttctgtttttttttttttttctttctttttgagacatatTCTAAGTGTATATGAGATcttggctggcttcaaactcagagatctgcctgcctctgcctcccaaatgtcaACATTATGAGTATGTACAGGGTCTCATGTCGCCCAATCTGGTCTCAAACTAGCTATGTAGTTGAAGGTAACCTTAAAGTGCTGagccttctttctgccttctaagCTCtgagataaaaggtgtgtgccacaacaccTAATTTAGTCAATGCTgaggcttgaacccagagctttgtgtgcACTGGGCAAGCTCTTTAACTCACAAACATATTGAGATAATTATATTTGCACTTACTGAGAGTCACCATAGGCCCTGAGAATTCCTCGATCCAGATAGTTACTGGTGTTGACCATGTCAGGCTGTCTCTTAGACTGAGGGGCTTTAGGCACGACCTCTTGCTGTTTGAGTAAGGAGTCAAGAAATGGAAGGTCGACAAGTTGTAGCAGCCGTCCAATCGTCTCCTCTTGCCATACTTCATTGATAACTACCCAGGAGAACGACAAAGTGGGAAGTATCAATTAATAGTTATTCCATGCTCACTGCAACATCTGTCTAGGTAGGTCTAACTATTAAATCTGTggcagagggctggtgagatggctcagtgggtaagagcacccgactgctcttccgaaggtccagagttcaaatcccagcaaccacatggtggctcacaaccatccgtaatgagatctggctcccttttctggagtgtctgaagacagctacagtgtacttacatataataaataaataaatctttaaaaaaaaataaaataaatctgtggCAGAAAGTGGGTATACTagcccactcttttttttttttttaaaaagatttatttatttattatatgtaagtacactgtagctgtcctcagacactccagaagagggcgccagatctcgttacagatggttgtaagccaccatgtggttgctgggatttgaactctggacctctggaagagcagtcgggtgctcttacccactgagccatctcaccagccctactagCCCACTCTTACTCATGGAGTGCTTTCTTACAACAAGACAATCCAAGATTTGTTTAAAGTGTAGGAGAACAGCCTCTGGACAAGAGGAATTCTTGTCATTCTTTGTTCCATATAAAGCAATAATATGCCAGAGATAAGGGATCAAGCCATATAACATGCTAATGAGGACTCTAGAAGAAAGAATTGTTCATTCAATCTCAAAACTCATTTGAAACTATTGGCTGCAGAGTATCCACTCAGGCTTTCCACACAaccaggatgggggagggagagcagaAATCAAGATCATCAGGCTGCATTCCAGGGCCACAAGGAGGAACATAAGAATTCTGTTAAGACTTTAAATATGATTCTCAGCTGTTCATGTAACCTAATAAAATCTTAGGAAAAGAAACAGCTTAGAGCACACATTAAGGAAGAATCAATCTGCATGCAAAACATTTCAGACTTGAAGCCCTGCCAGCAGATGGACAAAAGTCAGTGTTCAAGAGTTGTAACAGTGATGTGTTGTTGTTCAGGATAATAGACTTCTGTTGAAGCTCAACATAAACAGCCTTAACACACAGCACACTCTTTCTCTGCCTGAAcatgaaaattcaaataaaagctGGGAGGAAATGTCTCCTGGGTCTTCCACTTCTCCCTGGGCATCACTAGCTTACCTTGAGGAGACAGCCTGGCAGAGATGTGTATGTGAGGGGAGTTGGCAGGCTTTAGACTCAGGTTCTCCCACAGGTCCTCCAAACTGTCCGACTTGATATCAGATGACATAAATGACGCGTCTGAGTACCTAGCAGTACATCCACAGTAATGATGAGTGTTAGAGCTGCAGTGGCTACGGAGCTTACGTCTCAAAACCAAAGCGTAACAGATGAAAGTCTGAGTGGGATAAAATACCTTTCACAAGTCCCTTATTCCGCCCAAATGCATTCTCTCTACTTGCTCTTTGGAGTCAGGATCTCTTGCATTCGCAAGCTcatctcaaactcactatgtagctgaagctggccctaaactcctgatcctctgggCCCTACATCCCagatcctgggattacaggtagatACCACTACACCCTGCtctaaaatacaaatattctaaATAGAATCTCCTGTGACCCTTTATTTAGATGTAACACAATGACTAAAACTGTATCaccaattttaaaacataataaaactaaGCGAGGCCTGGTGGTAAAATGTCTCATCCTAGCccctcaagaggtagaggcaagagaaccCTGAACTTACTGTGAGCCTGGCTTGTTACCTACAGCAAGTAATGGGCCAGTTTGGGCTCTACaggaaaacctgtctcaaaacaccaaaaaacaaaaacaaaacaaaaaaatcctgaaattgtcagtctgtttttttaaatcttagttgGTATGAATATTCCTTTGTTTGCCACAGAAATATTAATATGCTCCACTACCCAATACTGTTGAAGATCCCAACAGCACTgtagaatatttataaaatgttctttctaaAACTCCAGTTACAAACTTTTGGTCTCAAAAATTTCAGGCAAAGCATGAAGATGTGTTAGAGGGGTGTGGAGCAAGCATGCTCTACACTATCCTCTTATTCCTTTGCTTGTGTCTAGAGAGGTATATTTTATTGagagacttaaaaatatttaaagtcagtGCCCTAAAATCCTGACTCTAAGGTCACGTTTGAGTGATTTATTGTCTCCTCTGAGGTTTCGCTGGGGCAATGAGGGGAAGACAGTTTTACTTCATAAACTCACCATGCACTCCTCACGTGCGTTCACTTCCATCAGCAGTCCGGTCCCCACATTCTGTCGTTCCAGACTCCCACTTTCTTCCCCCGTGGTTAGTACAGCCTCCCCTTCCCTAGCCTGCAACATTGCTTCCCTAGTTCTCACTGACTACGAAGCACCATTTCCGGCCCAAGTGGTCTCCCTAAAATATAACCCCATCCTGTCCTCAGTGTCTTTTGTGGTCTTTCCAACATCTATATGACCAAGTCCCAAGTTCTTTACCACTCCAGAACAGTGGCACCCACCTATGTCCCAGCTTCTCTGGAGGCTGGGGTAGAAGAATGGCTTGAGCTGAGAAATTCAGGAATGCCTGAGCCACACAggaagaacttgtctcaaaattaaaaacaaacaaaaacctcacaaaCCAAAATCACAGGAACCCTGGAACATGTCACATGAAGCTCTGAGTACTGTCAGTCTTTCACTTTTCACACTCCAGAGCCACCACGTTCTACACTCCAGTAAGACTCTAGAGCTGGGTCTCTCTGCCTGCCCTTCTGTCTTCTGTACTCATCCCTTCTTGATAGGAATTGCCAGTTTTTACAGTTACTCCAACTTGAGGCAAAGTTTGTTGACTGATTTTGCAAAATAGTATGAACAAATGAAGTCTAGGGTATACCTGGTACGTTATCaacattttagtatattttattaaatttaccaGGATTTGGACTTTAGTCAAAATTATcacagtctttttttaaaaagtataaaaatgctGCTACTATGCCTACGACCACCTAATGCCAGGACTCACCTGGAAGGCGAATGCACTTTGTTCTCATGGCCTAACTGATTATCCTGATTAGGTATTGTTGTGAATCTATAAAGGCTGCAACTGCTATCTTCAAATGTAGGCTTCTTGTCTTTTCCAAAAACTCTGGTTTGAACAGCTTCAAATACTTTGTAGTCCATAAGTGCCTGACACACTCGTACCACTTTGGCCCGAGGAATATCAACATCACCAAAGAATTTATTCTGAGTTAAGTGGGAGTAAATGACATCCACGGCTTCCGAGCCGACGAAGCAGTCGTTGTGCCGTTTTAAGTGGTGCCTTCGCTTCTTCACTTCCACCTGGGTTTGAAGGGTGTTTACAATGCTGCTCCACACGAACGTGGCTCCGAATGGCTTCTGGGCCACACTGAAACCTAGAGAGAGAGGAACTGTGCATTAGCACTTTTGATCATTTGTACGAGGTCCAAGCAACACCTAGAAAGAAGGGAAATTAGCAGAAGCATATTATTGATggcaatttatttaaaaatttcgtGCCTGCTATATACTAAGTGTTGTCCTGTGTGGTAGACACAGTAGTGAATAAAATCTGTTCTCACATTTGAAGACACTATGGGCAGATCCAAACAATATGTATGTGTTCAATTAGTGCTGAGAGGATTTAGCTGCTGGGCATGGTGCTTACCTGTGACTAgcaaaggaggctgaggcagaggatcaATCGCGAGACTCTCAGGAGatcaacaggcacacacatgggcTGGGGTGGAGAGGTGGCAACAGCTGAGTAAGAGAATGCTATTTcattgggggggggtgtgtgccCGAGCTCCTGCGCTGATGGGTTGTATGTGGACACGTGTGCCACAGCacgtcaaaggacaacttgcagagatatgctttctccttccaccatgtgggtgctggagatcaaattcagactgccaggcttggcagctgTGTCTCTACATGCTTATGCACATCCACCTCTTGATGGCCTGAGAATACTACTCCTtcctttttactttatgtgtatgagtgttttgcctatgtgtgtacgtatgtgcaCCACAGACTGCCTagtgcctgaggagaccagaagagggtgatgattctttggaactggagttacagattattCTCAGCTGCACGTGGGTGcaggtgcagggaattgaacctgggttctctggaagagcagccggtgctcatAACTACTAAGCCATTTCCATCCCCTGAGAATGctgctttggttggttggttggtttttcgagacagggtctcactatgtactactgctggctgtcctggaactctctaggcaaggctggcctcaaactcagagatccacctgcctctgcttcctgagtgccacAGTTAAAGCATGTGCACCGCCAGCTGGCTGAGAATGCTATTTATTTTAAGTGGGATGCCAGGAAAGACTTTTCTAGGgttggagatttagctcagt
It encodes the following:
- the Depdc7 gene encoding DEP domain-containing protein 7, with amino-acid sequence MATVREKAAALNLSALHSPAQRPPGFSVAQKPFGATFVWSSIVNTLQTQVEVKKRRHHLKRHNDCFVGSEAVDVIYSHLTQNKFFGDVDIPRAKVVRVCQALMDYKVFEAVQTRVFGKDKKPTFEDSSCSLYRFTTIPNQDNQLGHENKVHSPSRYSDASFMSSDIKSDSLEDLWENLSLKPANSPHIHISARLSPQVINEVWQEETIGRLLQLVDLPFLDSLLKQQEVVPKAPQSKRQPDMVNTSNYLDRGILRAYGDSQEDEWISAAIDCLEYLPDRMVVDISRNFPEQPDRTDLVKELLFDAIGKYYSTREPLLSHLYDVHNGIAELLVNGKTEMALEATQLFLKLQDSQDREEFRRLLYFMAVAADPSEFKLQEESDNRMVVKRVFSKAIVNNKNVSKGKTDLLVLFLMDHQKDVFKIPGTLHKIVSVKLLAIQKGRDPNKDTGYIYCQRIDESEYSSSTKEKTKDQLLSLLKNIDEDSQLSAKEKKKLLGQFRKTHPDIFTEYFGD